The DNA window TATTTGCtccaatttacaaaaaagtatatttaacaaGGATTTAATACTACTTTTTAAGGATCGTAGGGGACGTAGTAGCATACTAAGCATGAGATCAGGCAGATCTAGGCAGCAGGGTAGTGTCACTTTATAAAAAGGGAGTTTATTTACTAGAACTTAAGTCTGGTGCCCTATTATGCCCTACTTAGCACactgaatgcttaaacaatggatacaaagtaataaaaccATAACTTTTTGTGGGGCGAATTTTGATAAAGTAAACATGTTaagaatgtttgaaaatataaataaatgtataggtatctattataatttttatttaaaaaaatattttttgttttttttgcaaCTATGAACTCGCTCCACTCGGGTCCGAGGAATGAGTAAGTGCTCACATTAAGTAATGTGTTAACTTTTTTCAGTCCAATAGATCCCCATGTGACGTCATACTGCGTAGTGGCATCCCACAGGAAGAACTACACTTCCCTGTGCGCAGCCCAGTACGATACGAGTGTCTGTAACAGGCGGTATCAAGAACCAAATGAAACTCGCAAAACCCGATACAATACATCGCGTGACTCCGAAAACTCTATAGAGATTGACAGATTTGACATATTTGAAGGGAACTTCAAGAACGTGTTTCGAAGGAAGAAGTttggtaagtaaaaaaaattcatccTAAACCACACCACAAAAGTAggaaggaaaacatttttagGAAATTTTACATTGGTACGGGGGGTGATTACCGGCGCCCATGGGCAACGCAACTGAAACGCCCGGCGCTAGCGTGTGTGTTGCCAACCTTTCAGGTAATGGTACGCTTACTGAAGGTCCCTAAGTTGTATGGCAGCTGTTTTAAAAAAGAGGTGTAAGTGTTGAGGTCAGAAGTGCCCTTAAAACCGCTGTGTTGTAGAACGACAGTCGTCGAGATGGAGAGGATGGATTGTCTAAGAAAAAAAGCACCaaactgttaaataaataattaaatgttaaatagttCCCATGTGCAATAGTTGCTCATTTGACTCTTTCGGTTGTATACGAATTGACATCTCCTCGAAGTAGGATGGTCGACAGCAGTAACGAATGGATTATAAATGTACCTGGACCACTGGGTCCAGGTACACTGGTACATAGAGAGCTTTTGCAGCAATTGCTTTTTCTTAGATGCAAATGCAAATGTTGCCATTTTTCGCATTGTTTGTGTGCAAAAATTGGCAAGGAAGCCGAAAAATTCTCCCAGGAGCcagacattaaaatattgttatgaatattttttggggcttgtataattattgttgtatCTCTCTCCCTATACCAgcctattaataaattaacaagaacttaaaaaaaataccttttgtattataaaataatgaaatgtcatCATCTGCAACTTACATATTGTtagctattaatatttatttaatgaaattctaaaaaaaataatcatattcgTAAGAATCTTACTAGAAGTGCGCATGAGCAATAGTTGCTCATTTGACTCGTCCAGTTGTTTACGAATTGTGACAGATGCGCACTGGCAATTTCTTGATATAAGTCTGAAGTTATACAGTTTACGAAAAGTCAGTGAAGTGAATTAAGTAAATCAAGTAATTATTGAAGTGTTTAGTTTTCTAGTAACTAAGAATCATTAGCTCTTACAATATGTTGGTACAATTATTCTGATTGCAACCGCATCTTCTGTTTTCCTGGGGATAAGAATAATAttggtttattataaataaatatgcagGTCGCAGCACAAGGGTGTCCAGTGATGATCCCATGATCGCCTGCGTCGGCGACAGAACTCATCATCTCATAGAAAACTTGGACCCCAGCACGGTATATTATAGCTCTTATATAGCTTTTAGACagataacataatatagaattaaaaatataatataaatgttaattttaataattaacagtgattcattttataatattttaattattactcttaattctgaattttaataactaaacctTTAATCTTTTTCAAGGATTGTgagtgtattttataataaacttgatgtattttacattaattaaattttaattcaataagcGTTGGTATCGGTATTGGCGATATTTCTATGATGGTATCGACATCGGTATCGGAAAAAAGCGTATCGATGCATCCCTAAATGGTATATGAGTATTGACTACAGATAAAACCGTGATGGACTGTTATATCTAtgtacttacattttttttttatttacaaaggtCAGCCAACATTAGCACCTTaacttacatatttaaacttacTTAGCACTGTTAGATGTAGACCCAATTACAGACTAACACTTTAATCACACACTAAGCTgaatagaataatataattaatacttaagcTTACAACCATATttacaaagttatttttttctttatagctAAGTGCTTTTTGGTTCTTCTCCTTtaccttaatttaataatagtctTATTTCAGACCTACTATGTAAGCATATTTGGCATAGGAAGAGACCGGAGGGCTGGATCTCTTCTAGCAACAGGTAGCGTGCGACCGAGAACGTCCACTGCGAAACGGTTGAAAGAAAATGTGCCACTCAAAACAGATATCCGCGGGAAAactgtgtattattttaaagtaagatactattatataaaactagcgaaatacatatttgttaagCTTTTGaatcgtaatatatataaattactcgTCACGTTGTTAATCcgctaaactacttaaccgatttcaattaaatttgcacaccgAGTGCAGTTTTATGTactgtatgtgtgtatgttaTTAAACTCCTCTTTAAcagctggaccgatttgaatgtttttttacatgCGTTTGGGTCTAcacccaaacgcatacaaaaaacgATGcctggatggtttagattcataaatcagcccggcagatggcgctgcaatCGGTACttacataacttttttaatcgcATGAAATATTATGCAGGACAACatccattatatttataatgattaactttagaattaattaattgtgacCATTATTTCAGACTGGAGTGGGCTTTGGAAGCGGCATGTGGCTGTCCCTGACTACGTGTGGAGGATCAGTCGACGTTGAAGTAATTGTTAAAGGAAAACGTCTTTATGCCATCAAAGATATAGGTATAGCTTTTGCTTTatacaaatactttttatttaaaacctctttactaaaaaaaaaagttatgatattttttacttgtttctCGACTGGCTTATGAAATAGTCAGCAATGACGTATGGTAGAATCACTTGGTTATTAAATCAGTTCttgtatgataattattataaatttaattaataatttaacgttaAGTGTATTGACAAATTAAACCAGCGCTGAGCCATGATGGAACGAAATACCAATTTCGTAGCattattgcatattttaatcaaaggcaattaattaaaactgtgaaattaataatgattctGTTATCCGTTTAAACAATTACCATCGTGATTAGTACATATAATCTAATCTTTTTAGTATCTACCATGGATCATTTAGCTATACTGCCCTAGaaactgttcggttttccggaataaCCTcagtatcataaaaaataaaaaacaaataaaacaaatcgtctgaaatttttttaaaaaatatatttgtctggATACCCCTTATCGCTGAGCGGTTCGAAAGATTAGTAGCCGAGTCAGACCTACTAAATATGCATAGTAAATTTCATAGGAATCGGTCGaaccgtttcggaggagtatggaaactaacattgtgacatgaggattttatatctatagaGATATTATATCCCTACTGTTAAAGTTGGAAATagtaacacaataaaaaattatttttaaaataaaaccgattACAAATACCTATGTCCCTAAGTACACTAGAATAATATTTCCCCTCTTAAATGGTATATCAAAAACTTCtagattttatgaaaatatttttatgtaactggaggcaaacgggcaggaggctcatctgatgttcagttataccaccgcccatggacactggcACATTGGCAGAAAGCTcgcaagtgcattgccggTCTTTTCAGAATTAGTACGTTTGAAGGAACTTGGACAGTTCCTATAAGGAATATACTTGTATTAATGTATCATCTCACTAGCTTACGCACGTCAAAAATGTAATGGATTTTGATACGTCATTTGGAACTTTCGTTTCTGAATCACGCTTAATACTATATAATCGAAAACAGatcatgaaataaataactataactgagaaaaatgttaaactttTTTCACAGTTAGCCATTCGAAGTTCTTCATACCGGCTCCTATCCTAGGATCTTCAATTCAAGAAACGAGCGATGAAGGATCCGTTCAATTCGACTCCAGTTCTGAAGAAGCTAAAATTCGATATGTTGTTCGTGTGATACCAAATAGATTGTATAGAGATGGTTCAGTTACTGCAGAGGTAAGCGTTTTCTGTTATCTATTTCTTATGCCTAAACTTCGATAATAAAAAGCTAGCCGTGGCttcatgtataaaataatatgtaagaaaTAAGAAACGTAAAAATGACGTGATTTACGAATCGAATTTTCACAGAATTTTCCCCCTAGAAGCAATTTCAAATACCCCAGAACATGTTGATTCCCCTACATTCGGGGGTAAAACTTCCAAGTTGGCATCACCGGCTACACGCATTATTTTGCGTATGTAACAGCcaaacgtttaaaaataataatatcacagACTAACAAGAATACAAAATTAGTTGACAGCTTCCACTACAAGATGGGGCGCTAGTACTCCGGAATTGCTGGAAGATGGCGTGAGAGAGCTCCGACCGAGGCGATCTTGCAAATCTGTCGACGTGGCCTTTCTCCCAGCGAATCATAATGCCACTGACGTTATaaggtatattataataaattttaataatcactATAGGACTTCTTACGATAGCAAGTTTATCCATGACTTTAACCAAACAAGGGTTGGAAGAATGGTTTACTTGCTGACTGTCCGACTTTTGAAAGAGCCTGGGGGCTTAGTCAAGATGGCATAATAAGTTCGAGTCGACAAATCTTcttacaaatttagttttcgtcTATCTCTAGTCATCTGGGCCCGGCGGGAGTCGGCTAagctaataaagtaaatatattaaacgctCTAATTACACCATTTCAACAAAAAcgttaatttctttttgtcAGTGTTAATACTATTTGTCGGAAAGTGACAAAAATAGTACTTACTacgtaatacatttatttgttaaacaatttcaaaatgtGACTGTGCaagcttaatatatatttatttttaatgttatttcatGTAATTCCTTTACGTAGctcgtaaattttatttagcagtatttgttaatatttggTTTGCACCGACGCCGCCGCAAAAATAATGACCGTAGTAGTCAAGAggactttattatatattataaacactttTCAGATATTGCATAATAGCGCGTGAAACATCGCAAAACGACGGATTTATCTGCGCACTGTCAAAGAGATTCGCAACAAAAGCACAGTGTATCAGCCACATGCAACGAACGCCGTAAGTTAATAAGAATCTTGAAGCTCTAACTTTGAGAGTAGTgctggtctagtggcttcagcgtgcgattctcatctttgaggtcgtaggttcaatctcCGGCTgcgcaccaatggattttatttttatttattaacactagcCCGTACGGAGAATGGAACCCCTGAGGAAATCAAAACCGTTGATCCAAAAGTCGTCCACGCGATCACCTACTTTCCTAatagattgacaaatcatAAAACGTTTACACAAttttgaggcccagacctaaaaccCGTGGATATCATACCGCTTTGGTAACAAAACGAGTGTTACTAGTGCCACGTAAGCCGATCCTTAGTGCATTTTCTGAGTATAAATAAGCCCCAGGCCATATGTGTTACTGCCCTAAATGTAGGCAAACAATCCACTGATGTGTTTaatctgtaaaatattttattacttttttgtgttatttccAGAACCAGAGCAATAGTACAAAAAGTCTTCGGTCTAAAGCCCGGTCGCAAATATGCAATTCAAGTGGTCGCATCTACGAAGGGTAGTCCGGTACCATACAAGGTGTTATACGCAGACACAAACGCGTCGTGTAaagattaatgtttaataatagtgTGTCATAAATAGTGAATCagtattagttaattaattaagattttttgtcGCTGTTTTGTGTTTTGAGAGGGCAACACCACCGTTAATATGCTATTAATctctaaaaatatgtaaacgaTTCGCACACAAATCGCAACACTTCGGATATGTCAAATTTCAGAGACTAAACTAGGCTAGCAAAGCCCTAAGCTATAATCCATGTGTgaccattttcatacaaacttGTTTGGCATTAGTGGATCACGACTGATGCATTTGTCTCAGGCCCCAGatacaattaaacaattcatatttagaaataaaaatgctttaatatttttacctgTGCCATGTAGGTGTCAATAAAACCGcgcttttgtaattaaaaatgtatgtacttaaatagttaaatactaCAAAGTACCTTTTGCAATAAAATGCTATATCGGTAGGCATGAAATAATGTATTGAgtttttctttagattaatgtgttttttttttattttagttttattgtattcttttaaaaataactgaacaataatttattgccaTATGTTATCCCGCCTAcaccttttatataaatattacatatttctaCGTATCACGATAATAttctaagtatttatttaaattgtggcatttatttgttatatgtttGAACAAACTGTAAGTTCCTACTACATTTAcgtgaaaatttaatattttaatatctattattatttagaaaaataaaatgatttttatatctcaacaaatgttttatttattgtgactcatacatattatagcTAACACTATTCAGTTATAAAGATAGCTggctaacactgctcaattcatttaaaattaaactataatatcTTAGTTCGAATTTATACagcataatttttttcacaataacatttttgaatttatatggGTACAGTTACATCAAATGAAGACAAATGTTCGTAATACCCATAAGACATTCTGTGATCTGTCCTGTCCTTTATAACTATTGcactttttttgttacattaaaattattgtcataataatatgatCAATGATGTTGCTAGCCGACCTATGACTAGCCtatgagatttttattttgacttttgagGACCAAGGGTTTAAAGTTTACAAGTAGAGTTTTAAGGGTAAGTAGatagtcgaaaactaaatttgcaTGTATTATTTGTCGACACGAACTGTAATTCTAACTGCCTTTAACTGTCAGCTGACTGACAGTGACAGTGACGACTGTTGTTGGGAATCAAGTCACAAAATCAAATGTGAATTGTGAAGTTcagaatttttctttattttaaatgctgTAATAATTGAAGCTAccttagtatttatataaggtTCTCAGTATTCGGAAAAGCAATATATCACTcataagtaatgtaataatgtCCACAACCGACAAACAGTTTTTTGGGCCCCTAACACTGCATCAAAAGGCGGATAAACCAAGTGTTTTTAAGAACGACGATCCAGAGGAATGTGCCTGTCTTCTTTGTGATGAAAGATACCTCTTACCTACTTCTGAGAAGGATTTGCTTACACATTTGTTTATGGAGCACCGTCTCGTTATTGCCGATGTCAACCAAATAGCCGATCTTCCAAATTACATCAATTTTTGGAAGTCAAGatttaaaggtatttttttaacattattcaaaataatagttGTTAGATATAACTTACATAAATAGCTAATACTATTAACAATACTGTTTAACTTAGGTCTAAGTAAAATTTGCAaacagtattatatttttttatatatcctaCAAATGTAACTTTTTAAGTGACAGCttttacttacatttattacaacaCATTACAAGTCAAGATACATTCTCATCATTcaggttattaaaattactttttaatatatatatatttttcagatcAAAACCTGCCATTTTTCTGTACAACTATGCTTTTGGATAACAAACCTGATGGTACTAAGTCAAAAAATGAAGAATACTTCCTACTAAGTGATGTTTTACCTGAAGATAAGGAAATAAGGTCAAATCTTAGACAATCAAAACTGGAGAAGCTTTTGGAAAGGCATGCCTTTGAAAGAGAGGACAGAAACTATTTAAAGGAATGTTTATTCTGTAGATATATCTCAAATGACACTAGAGCAAACTATTTGAatcatttatatgaaaaacacaattttcacATTGCTAAGCCAGATAATCTCATATTTATTGATGATCTTGTAGACTTGTTATCAACAAAATTAGAAGGATTGCAGTGCATATACTGTGAAGGGTTATTTAAAGATAGGACAATACTTAAAGAACACATGCGTAAAAAGGGTCATAAAAGAATAAATCCAGCAAATAAAGACTATGATAAATTCTTTCTAGTTAATTATATTGGTGATAAGCAAACTAAACCGAAGTTGTGTAAGCCATATACATCAAAAGTACAGAAGCAAGATGATATTGATTCAAATGTTGATAGTGATCCTGAATGGTCAGAATGGACTGAAGAAGATTGTCCATTGATAACCTGCCTGCTTTGTGAACATACAGAAAATGAATATGAAAACATATTGGAACATATGAAATGCCTACACGAGTTTTCATTTACAGAAACAACAAATGGCATGGATTTCTACCACAAagtaaaaatagttaattatatcAGACGCCAAATACTTTTAAAGCAATGTTTATCATGTGATACTAAGTTTGATGATCAAAAGAACCtagaaaaacatattaaagagACAAATCATTGGGTTCTAAAAAAGGAAAAGTGGGATCAGCCAGAATACTACTTTCCAACATATGAAGATGATTTGTTCCTATGTTTTATTCATGATGATGACGAAAGTTGGTGGTCTAGTGATGAACAGGAagctaataaaacaaatagtatGTCTGAAAGTATATCTAAGGAGATGGCTATGGCTGTGCTTAGTGATTGAAATGCCAATTTG is part of the Pieris rapae chromosome 21, ilPieRapa1.1, whole genome shotgun sequence genome and encodes:
- the LOC110995246 gene encoding zinc finger protein 277, which produces MSTTDKQFFGPLTLHQKADKPSVFKNDDPEECACLLCDERYLLPTSEKDLLTHLFMEHRLVIADVNQIADLPNYINFWKSRFKDQNLPFFCTTMLLDNKPDGTKSKNEEYFLLSDVLPEDKEIRSNLRQSKLEKLLERHAFEREDRNYLKECLFCRYISNDTRANYLNHLYEKHNFHIAKPDNLIFIDDLVDLLSTKLEGLQCIYCEGLFKDRTILKEHMRKKGHKRINPANKDYDKFFLVNYIGDKQTKPKLCKPYTSKVQKQDDIDSNVDSDPEWSEWTEEDCPLITCLLCEHTENEYENILEHMKCLHEFSFTETTNGMDFYHKVKIVNYIRRQILLKQCLSCDTKFDDQKNLEKHIKETNHWVLKKEKWDQPEYYFPTYEDDLFLCFIHDDDESWWSSDEQEANKTNSMSESISKEMAMAVLSD
- the LOC110995245 gene encoding protein NDNF-like; translation: MGTIKRLAVRIFMLIILEASGAGFAAPSVLVTRHESRAVEWLPMDNQTVYRLDEGETRNLELNTTQLIQSTVYITVSPCSRDFHWALYRGHFQGSDDQLDLLQESSGGDISTLSAVIKNEDRYILQLFSSKGGAAAVSIRGEAPRLVRMRLRTRSRRRLSANWDPSPIDPHVTSYCVVASHRKNYTSLCAAQYDTSVCNRRYQEPNETRKTRYNTSRDSENSIEIDRFDIFEGNFKNVFRRKKFGRSTRVSSDDPMIACVGDRTHHLIENLDPSTTYYVSIFGIGRDRRAGSLLATGSVRPRTSTAKRLKENVPLKTDIRGKTVYYFKTGVGFGSGMWLSLTTCGGSVDVEVIVKGKRLYAIKDIVSHSKFFIPAPILGSSIQETSDEGSVQFDSSSEEAKIRYVVRVIPNRLYRDGSVTAELTASTTRWGASTPELLEDGVRELRPRRSCKSVDVAFLPANHNATDVIRYCIIARETSQNDGFICALSKRFATKAQCISHMQRTPTRAIVQKVFGLKPGRKYAIQVVASTKGSPVPYKVLYADTNASCKD